A stretch of the Panicum virgatum strain AP13 chromosome 9N, P.virgatum_v5, whole genome shotgun sequence genome encodes the following:
- the LOC120690901 gene encoding cyclic dof factor 3-like — protein MAGSHSTARHGRSLLLLLLPRRQRTCGTSSSSADPSLAGQQRAAINGGGGGSGRRTTKMVVESAGGGGGDCLIKLFGKTIPVPEAAADKESGSSISSCTESDTPENASEPSPQPEVVDAEDPKSSPETQPPPGAGDLAGQREKLKRPDKVLPCPRCNSMDTKFCYFNNYNVNQPRHFCKNCQRYWTAGGAMRNVPVGAGRRKNKHAVAASHFLHRVRAALPAAAGDPLRANATVLSFGGHGHGAPPAALQDLAEQVTHLKEKLLVPARNAGDPSPVGPCSEGPSSTDDKAHGGGIKEKPAVDRPANGAPQLPASMNGATVWPYGGCAPSPAAYFSSGIAIPIYPAAPGYWGCMVPAPGPWSLPWSVQGLSLPTSAPSLPSSGPDPDLTLGKHPREGDEGRSAHGGGKVWAPKTIRIDDADEVARSSIWSLIGIKGDRKQDAADHHGAAGHKHGTVFEQKREAKKQPAMIASSPLLHTNPVALTRSVTFQEGS, from the exons ATGGCTGGTAGCCACAGCACAGCACGGCACGGCCGgtctctccttcttcttcttcttccccggcGCCAGCGGACCTGCGggacctcgtcgtcgtcggccgaTCCTTCACTGGCAGGGCAGCAGCGAGCTGCAAttaacggcggcggcggaggatcggggaggaggacgacgaagaTGGTGGTGGAGTCCgcggggggcggcggaggggactGCCTCATCAAGCTGTTCGGGAAGACCATCCCCGtgccggaggccgccgccgacaAG GAGAGCGGCAGCAGCATCAGCTCCTGCACCGAATCCGACACCCCGGAGAACGCCTCGGAGCCGTCCCCGCAGCCGGAGGTCGTGGACGCCGAGGACCCCaagagctcgccggagacgcagccgccgcccggcgccggcgacttGGCCGGGCAGAGGGAGAAGCTCAAGAGGCCCGACAAGGTGCTGCCGTGCCCGCGCTGCAACAGCATGGACACCAAGTTCTGCTACTTCAACAACTACAACGTCAACCAGCCGCGCCACTTCTGCAAGAACTGCCAGCGCTACTGGACCGCCGGCGGTGCCATGCGCAACGTGCCcgtcggcgccggccgccgcaagaacaagcacgccgtcgccgcctcccacTTCCTGCACAGGGTCCGGGccgcgctgcccgccgccgccggcgacccgctCAGGGCCAACGCCACGGTGCTCAGCTtcggcggccacggccacggcgcgcCTCCCGCGGCGCTGCAGGACCTCGCCGAGCAGGTGACCCAcctgaaggagaagctgctcgTCCCGGCAAGGAACGCCGGCGACCCATCGCCGGTGGGTCCGTGCAGCGAAGGACCAAGCAGCACGGACGACAaggcccatggcggcggcaTCAAGGAGAAGCCCGCCGTAGACAGGCCTGCAAACGGAGCGCCGCAGCTTCCGGCAAGCATGAACGGAGCAACCGTGTGGCCGTACGGCGGCTGCGCGCCATCTCCGGCGGCGTATTTCTCGTCGGGCATCGCGATTCCGATATACCCGGCCGCACCGGGTTACTGGGGCTGCATGGTTCCCGCCCCCGGACCTTGGAGCCTGCCATGGTCGGTGCAGGGCCTCTCGTTGCCCACCAGTGCTCCTTCACTCCCGTCATCGGGGCCTGACCCCGACCTCACGCTGGGCAAGCACCCCAGGGAGGGGGACGAGGGGAGAAGCGCCCATGGTGGTGGCAAGGTGTGGGCGCCCAAGACGATCCGgatcgacgacgccgacgaggtgGCCAGGAGCTCGATCTGGTCCCTCATCGGGATCAAAGGCGACAGGAAGCAGGACGCCGCGGATCATCACGGCGCTGCCGGGCACAAGCACGGGACGGTGTTCGAGCAGAAGCGGGAGGCCAAGAAGCAACCGGCGATGATCGCAAGCTCGCCGCTCCTGCACACCAACCCCGTCGCGCTGACACGCTCGGTGACCTTCCAGGAGGGATCTTGA